A region from the Enterobacter roggenkampii genome encodes:
- a CDS encoding autotransporter outer membrane beta-barrel domain-containing protein: MSEGNSKITNTGTVQGAQNGINVTDTAKVDIINNGSIGGGGTAITFASSKNNTLVLDTGSSLKGDVISSISKGNTITLAGTGTEDSNFVGLSEGDGFASLEMDGESWALSGNIDIIGSGNSLLVNSGDLILSGNVSNAGTTLVAKDASLQLGDGTKTATLSGGLTNNGTLIFNQGSNTAFATGITGSGNVEKVDSNTLTLTGKNTYTGDTVLHSGTTLVAVGSTLGTKSSNATITVENGAQFATAGEVNDNINILTGGTLAAWNAIQGNDTLSVSGIDTVNGNVTNGGTLLLSAANHSVGNNFTINGDYTGSAGSQIVMNSTLGEDNSPTDHLTITGSSFGQSDVSVNNIGGLGAQTVNGMEIVSIGGSSEAKLTLAKPVVAGAWEYNLYQHSNGNWYLESKATPSDEPSDNTDNGGNTDNGSNSGPEVMAPEVGAYLGNYLAAQSMFLHKRDDRDQITFRNEEDLNTWMYVKGRYHENNAGGDKVSYDTTTTVLQVGSDFMSKPMDNGILRAGGMFGAGQAKTHSDAKHNVRDAQGKVDGFNVGLYATWQEDQKLRLGSYVDTWAAYSWYNNKVTSNRNDEDYDSEGFAASVEVGHAWVIDSENERTWKIEPQAQVIYSYLDQENHTDRDGVRITTLDNDGLFGRLGVKSSYFEQKDVKAWQPYVAVNWLKGAGQNDLAFNGEAVSNDTPEDRGQLELGVTGNLNETTTLSLRASGEWGENSYAAYGGHILLNHRW; encoded by the coding sequence GTGAGCGAAGGCAATTCAAAAATCACCAATACTGGAACCGTTCAGGGTGCGCAAAACGGCATCAACGTAACGGATACGGCGAAAGTTGATATCATTAACAACGGTTCGATCGGTGGTGGCGGTACGGCTATTACGTTTGCCAGCAGCAAAAATAATACGTTGGTGCTTGACACTGGCTCGTCACTGAAAGGCGACGTCATTTCGAGCATCTCTAAAGGAAATACGATAACCCTGGCAGGAACCGGCACAGAAGACAGCAATTTTGTTGGCTTATCGGAAGGCGATGGCTTTGCTTCTTTAGAAATGGACGGCGAAAGCTGGGCGCTCTCAGGGAATATCGACATTATCGGTTCTGGCAATTCGCTGCTGGTTAACAGCGGTGATTTAATCCTGTCGGGGAATGTGTCTAATGCAGGTACGACTCTCGTTGCCAAAGATGCTTCTCTCCAGCTGGGTGATGGTACGAAAACCGCGACGCTGAGTGGTGGACTGACCAACAACGGCACACTTATTTTTAATCAGGGCAGTAATACGGCGTTCGCCACCGGCATTACCGGTAGCGGCAATGTTGAAAAAGTGGATTCCAACACCCTGACGCTAACCGGCAAAAACACCTACACGGGTGATACCGTTCTGCATAGCGGCACCACGCTGGTCGCTGTTGGTTCAACGCTTGGTACAAAGAGTAGCAACGCGACGATTACTGTCGAAAATGGCGCTCAGTTTGCCACTGCTGGCGAAGTAAACGACAATATCAACATCCTCACGGGTGGTACGCTGGCAGCATGGAATGCGATTCAGGGTAACGATACGCTGAGCGTTTCAGGTATCGATACGGTCAACGGCAACGTCACCAATGGTGGCACACTGTTACTCAGCGCCGCCAATCACAGCGTTGGCAATAATTTCACTATTAACGGCGACTATACCGGCTCTGCGGGCAGTCAGATCGTGATGAACAGTACCCTGGGTGAAGACAACTCGCCAACCGATCATCTCACCATTACCGGCAGCAGCTTTGGCCAGTCCGACGTCAGCGTGAACAACATTGGCGGCCTGGGCGCGCAAACCGTTAACGGCATGGAAATTGTCAGCATTGGCGGCAGCTCCGAAGCCAAGTTGACCCTTGCCAAACCGGTGGTTGCCGGTGCGTGGGAATATAATCTCTATCAGCACAGCAACGGCAACTGGTACCTGGAGTCAAAGGCCACGCCTTCCGATGAACCGTCTGATAATACCGACAACGGTGGTAACACCGACAACGGCAGCAATAGCGGTCCCGAAGTCATGGCTCCTGAGGTCGGCGCTTACTTAGGTAACTACCTTGCCGCGCAGAGCATGTTCCTGCACAAGCGTGACGATCGCGATCAGATCACCTTCCGTAACGAGGAAGATCTCAACACCTGGATGTACGTCAAAGGTCGCTACCATGAAAACAATGCGGGCGGTGACAAAGTCAGCTATGACACCACCACCACTGTCCTTCAGGTAGGCAGCGACTTCATGAGTAAGCCAATGGACAACGGCATCCTGCGTGCGGGTGGCATGTTCGGGGCAGGCCAGGCGAAGACCCACTCTGATGCAAAACACAACGTACGTGATGCGCAGGGCAAAGTGGATGGCTTTAACGTCGGCCTGTATGCAACCTGGCAGGAAGATCAGAAGCTGCGTCTGGGCAGCTACGTTGATACCTGGGCCGCCTATAGCTGGTACAACAATAAAGTGACCAGCAACCGTAATGATGAAGATTACGACAGTGAGGGCTTCGCGGCATCCGTCGAAGTGGGCCATGCATGGGTGATTGATTCAGAAAATGAGCGCACCTGGAAAATCGAACCTCAGGCGCAGGTTATCTACAGCTATCTGGATCAGGAAAACCATACCGATCGCGACGGCGTGCGGATTACCACGCTGGACAACGACGGTCTGTTTGGTCGTCTGGGCGTCAAATCAAGCTACTTCGAACAGAAAGACGTGAAAGCCTGGCAGCCGTACGTTGCCGTGAACTGGCTGAAAGGCGCAGGTCAGAACGATCTGGCGTTTAACGGCGAGGCCGTCAGCAACGATACGCCGGAAGATCGTGGTCAGTTAGAGCTGGGCGTCACCGGCAACCTGAACGAAACCACGACGCTCTCCCTGCGCGCCAGCGGCGAGTGGGGTGAGAACAGCTATGCTGCTTATGGCGGTCATATCCTGCTGAACCACCGCTGGTAA
- a CDS encoding YgdI/YgdR family lipoprotein has protein sequence MQNKLLIATLIAATATFTVAGCSSNQAVKTTDGKTIVTDGKPQVDDDTGLVSYKNAETGQTEQINRDQVKSMGELDN, from the coding sequence ATGCAAAATAAATTACTGATCGCCACCCTTATTGCCGCCACTGCAACGTTTACCGTCGCGGGCTGTTCCTCTAACCAGGCAGTGAAAACCACCGATGGCAAAACCATTGTCACCGACGGAAAACCACAGGTCGATGACGATACCGGTCTGGTGTCGTATAAAAATGCGGAAACGGGTCAGACCGAGCAGATCAACCGCGATCAGGTGAAATCAATGGGCGAGCTGGATAACTAA
- the kefF gene encoding glutathione-regulated potassium-efflux system oxidoreductase KefF has product MILIIYAHPYPQHSHANKRMLEQVRTLENVEIRSLYQLYPDFNIDIAAEQEALSRADLIVWQHPMQWYSTPPLLKLWIDKVFSHGWAYGHNGNALNGKSLMWAVTTGGGESHFDIGSFPGFEVLAQPLQATALYCGLNWLPPFAMHCTFVCDDETLQAQARHYKQRLLEWQEAHHG; this is encoded by the coding sequence ATGATACTCATAATTTATGCGCACCCCTATCCGCAGCACTCGCATGCGAATAAGCGGATGCTTGAGCAGGTAAGGACGCTTGAAAACGTCGAGATACGTTCCCTCTATCAACTCTATCCCGATTTCAACATCGATATTGCCGCCGAACAGGAGGCGCTCTCCCGTGCCGATCTGATCGTCTGGCAGCATCCTATGCAGTGGTACAGCACGCCCCCACTCCTGAAATTGTGGATTGATAAAGTCTTCTCCCACGGCTGGGCTTACGGCCACAACGGCAATGCGCTAAATGGGAAAAGCCTGATGTGGGCGGTCACCACGGGTGGAGGGGAAAGCCACTTTGATATTGGTTCCTTCCCGGGGTTTGAGGTTCTGGCACAGCCGCTGCAGGCGACCGCACTTTATTGCGGGCTGAACTGGCTCCCGCCTTTTGCGATGCACTGCACCTTTGTCTGCGACGATGAAACGCTGCAGGCGCAGGCGCGCCATTATAAACAACGCTTACTTGAGTGGCAGGAGGCGCACCATGGATAG